The genomic DNA AAGTAGCATTGATAGAGCTATTGCGGTTTTACCTGAATCAGGCCCTTTACACGCCAAACGTTATGCTTTAAGACTACGATATGTGAATCATCAGGGTGCATGGAATGCAGTTCTTGTCTAACAGACTCGATGCTTGCATTATGCTCTGCCGAAAGCTGAATGGCGAGAGCCTCACCTGTAGCCTTAACCAGTCTAGCCAAAACAGCACGGGAATCGCCAAGGTTGGCAATATATAACGTTCCATCGCAGATTACACCAACGAGACAGCAAGTACCAACAGCAGCTATCTGAGGTTTTATAGGCCATTGTTTAGCAACAACTGAAACCAACCATCCTTCTTCTGTAGCTTCAAATGCTTTCCGAATGACTTCAGCAGACATTGACCCTTGCTCAGATGCAAACCCTATATACCAAAAAATGAAAGATCAGACCAATATCATATAAGAATCATTGTTAAATCCTGAAGAGCTATATCTATTCCTTACTTTTGAGATTCTGGAAGAGGTGTTCGTTAACATAACGTGATGTTTCAGGCCCGCCATGGCCATCGTATACTCCTACAAAGGTTCCATATGGAGAAGAATCGAGCAAGCTCAGGCTACCTGACTCAATCTGACTCTGATCTTCGAGCAGATTGTTAGCCTGTACTACAGCCATGGAGAAATCACCAAATAGATGTTGGCCGCTGTCTTTGTACCAGAGGAGCCCATCTTTCTTGCCAGCTATATTTGACCCAGATTGCGCTTGATTCTTCCCTGATGGCTGCCAACAGGCCTTGAAAAAGTTCATCAACCTTGATAACATCCCTCATTTCACCACGGCTTTACCTTATTGCCTTGACATCCAAACCAGGCACAGACAGAGTGAACCTAtctctttataataataataatatacctAGAAATGAAagggaacatcatcatcaccgATCGATCACATGGAGAAGATGAAAACTATCTAATAAAAAGAACCCATTAAAAGATGCTGGTAGTGTACTTACAGTGGTGGGTTGAGGACGGAGATCCGGCGGTAGATCTGTAGATCCGTCAAAGAGAGGATATAGTTTTGTCAATCTGTCTGATTGCTTccctttatttctttctttctagatAAGAAGAAGCGTAAACAAAATTGgcaacagcagcagcagcagcaggagGAGACTTGTCAATAGTGAGGGACACGAGTAAAAACTAAAATCAGCGTGTAAACAAAATTGAACTGTTCTCTGCATAGTTGGCACTTACAGTGAAATTACGGCCTTCCCGCGTCGGATCCGCCCAACAAGTCGCACAGTAGACGAAAACGACAGAGATCGATCTTTCGGAGATTGCGAGACGCGCTAGATCTTGAGATCCGTCAAATCGAACTCTTTATAGGAATTTAGGTAAGCTTAGCTTAGCTGCCTCTACTTCTTTCCAGATTATTCAATTAAAACAGCATCAGGATTTCGATTCgagggagaagaagaagaagagaagggtTTCTGCAATCGGCATGTGCAAAAACAAGTGTGTATATGTTTTgttactctctctctcctctctctctctctcttaagCATACACAGTCACTCACACGGTGCAGGGGATAAAAGCAAACCCTATGTATAAGTAGAAATTCATGATTTTGAAGATACACCCTTTATTCGATTTTTATTTCGGAGTTCGACTAATCTCGCGGATTAAACAAATAgtctttaaaattattcaatcaATTTAATCAGACAACAAACAGAAATTGTTTCTAACCGGCTCGAAATCAGAACCTCAAATAGGTTAGAATATTCATCTCTGGTTATAAGAAGGTTGACATTCACTTTTGTTGCTAagtttaaattctaaaataaaaagttaattaaagtcatgtaaaaaattataagttagcttatataaattttatactatCCAACAATGTAACCACAATGCGCAGATTTGAAGTTCAATTTGTCTAAAACTTAAAGATCCAACAATGTAATCACAATGCGCAGAATTTGAAGTTCAATTTGTCTAAAACTTAAAGATCCAACAATATAACCACAATGCGCAGAATTTAAAGTTCAATTTGTCTAAAACTTAAAAATCTCTCAAAAGAATGAGAATATTCGCCTCTGATTAGTTTTATATTGAATGATATGTTTAATtcttaacatttatttattttctatttaaatatatttgattttatttatacacaGTTAACTTAGGATAACTTAATGGTTAgaataactaataaattatgtttgGCTTAATAAATCATGTTTGGCTTTTACACTTATAATTctatatatactattatataggaatgatattttttttatttttttttttgaaattgatgatTGTGGGACTATAATATAACTAAAGAATACTCTCCTCATTAATTCTcccattcattttttttcctgGTTCTATTATGATTGGGCTTATTTGATGtttggttatttgagattttattagagtttttagaaaaaattatttgatatttatttaattttttattggattttagtattgtaatatgttttatatttaaaatttaaaataaaataaaaatattaagtatttttattgttaaaaagaaataaaaaaagatataatgagttttcaattaattaaaagaaaaaacacaatatcTCTAAGGGTTTGTTTGAGGAAAGAGTTTTTGGGTTTTACGTTTTATCCTAAAAACCCTCGTTTggtaaaaattaggaaaaaattggtttttaaaatttgaagactaatttACCATTTGACTTTAGAGGATATAGTgtaggtgagagaatgatgATTTAGAaagatgataaaattatatgataattttgatatttaatttgaaagttAATAAGATATTTGAGTTTGAGGATACAACCTAAAAATCCCCATGGATCAAACGAGCTATGAGTTATGAGTGGAGAAACTAGAAGAGTGGGAATAATGAAATATCTTTGAGACTATTGTAAAAGTGACATAATTAGGTACTTGTGTGACATATTTTGAGTGGATGGAtggacttttttttctttttgcttAAATGAGTGGAATTTCAATTTGACTAATTTATATGATCCCCATTGACACACTATCTCAACCTCAACTACTGTTTGCCAATAACTAACTTTATTCTTATGGATCTAAGGTGTAAGCAGTCAAAACCTAGttggtttttaaataattctttgtaattgaaagatttataaaaaaaaataagacacATAGGAAAATATTTATCGATAATAAGATGAGAAGAAATGATTTCGATTATACGACTTAAAAATTCAACCACTAATATCATATAACTCGCGtctatttataaacttaaaattctaTAAATGGTTTAtctaagaattaaataaaatatatatggtaAAGGGTGAGTATGTTTCCTTAGTAAGTCAAACTTCATCACAATTTTTTCTGTCTTTGTTCCATTTCTATATAGTTAGAGTTTCGTgtcataatataaattataatgatataatttatgttatgaCCGGCTAAATAATATTCTCTATAGTGTGGCCGAATCTAAGTTTTATTTGggtaaacttttattttttattatttttttttgtcatctttCACAATCTGTTCTAGAATGACGTTTTAATTTCGTGTGTTTTTGTTGATTATAATatggtttaaaattttaatatattaaattaaatttagatataaataaggacaaatatgaaatataaattgataaaattaagtAGATAAAGTTAggtatataattatatctcaTTTTGATTGTGGgtactaaaatttatataaccacaaacaaaaataataaatagataaagtTAGGTATATAAGTAGGGTAaaacctaaaatttatataaccccttaaataataataataatattattagtattgATGTAAGAAATTTGATAGTCTATATTTTCATCACAGAATTCTATATCAACTATAAAATCTCTGACATTAGTTTCACAAAGATTTAGTTTAGTAATTGGTTGTTGATAAATGCATATATTGTTCAAACAATTATGAACAAGATTAAGAACTCAACCATTCTTTAATATAATCGCTGAAATAATGTAATACAGGGAGAAAGTGCGGTAACGATATAATTTTTGAGACGTTATACGAAGATCTTCGAAcacttaaagaaaaattatagaCTCGTAACACCGTCAATAACTACACATAAccgaaattataaaaatgaaaaagtttatattataaaacgAGAAGTCTCCAAAATAGATAAATGACCTTGattgaattttcttttttattatttgtacttGTACATGGTTTCCAGCTTTGTTTTAGTTATCAtgttataacttattattattttagtcctaatttaaatttattttattttattttctcttctaagtgttgtatattaattaatttaataagagtagaatggaaatttaaaaactatctcctattaaattttgattcaataCAAAATTCCTTACAAAAATCCGGTTATCAATTTTAGCTAAACCTACATTGAAGTTATCAATTActtaatttagttaattatgACCTTCAATGAAGTTTAAATTgtgtcaaaatttataaatttattaaactaataaagaTGACATGTTACTTCCGTTAACATTTAATAAccattgtttttgtttaataaatgtttttatttaaacatagaatgaacaaattatattttctttcaaaatatttcattaaatgataatttaaatagtaaGTTGGTATACTCTTATCTAACCGGCAATGCAAAGAAGATTATGTACCAATATCTATCCTTTTGTACATGTTTTTCTTTTGTcttcattgtttttatatgttatGTTATTACataatatacttaatataaagtctcaaataaatatacataattaaaagtTATTGTGACCCCGAGCGAGGATGGTCCCCTCGTAACTTAACACGTGTTTGGATGACACATGACATTACGGGGGAATCGTAAAAATGCTCGAGGTTCAATGTTTTTCAATCTTGATTTACGTGTCAAAcatctttttaaaatgaaatattattttaaaagattttgatagtacTTAACtgtaatcatataaaaataattaaatttatttaaattttaataatctaaagatcaaatgataatttcattaaaacttgatttaaattaatcaaacataattaatttaaataaacataattaatttaaaagattatttatttaaaattaaagtcgccaaatgatttttaaaaatttgtaaaatgtacgtgtataaacgtatttataccagagtttctatAAGGGGTTCGTTTTTTGGTTATGTTCGGGAAATGACTTTCGTGTTATGTCCTCCGCGCCCGTCAAAtgacagttttatttttaaagtaaaagttttatttataacatttatttcttttaattagtaaCCTAGGGTCCTAAACAATAATaagtttagattacgtaaataattgtacaaaattatttaaaatggcGTAGCTGCGATTGCGTTAATATAAGATTAAGTATAATAgctgaaaaatatcaaaataatattaaaatttaaaaataaattccaaatggggctttagccaaaatatttgtttgggaaatatcctaaaaatatttaaatatcatttttgacctttcagaattatttgaaaatgaattagggttccaaaattacaaaaataattttgggttttgaaaagtgaaaccaaataggccttatgACTAGAGTCCTAGGGCTTGGGTCCGTTTTTACCGATCTAGGCTCGAACGGGCTTGATCTAGGCCGGGGTGGTCTGAGTCGGGGCTCAAGATGTTCGGTCAAGGGATAGGAGGGTTCGATCCTGAACTCAGGTTGTTCAGTCATAGGtctgggagtctcggtcccagaTCTAGCTTCCTCGGTCGTGGACCTGGGAGTCTCAGTCCTAGGtcagacctcttggtcctaggttagaatcTTTAGTCAGATTCAtcggtccttgctcaagaaccctaaaccctaaaccagcTCGTCGGagaggtttttacaaaaaaccAGTTCGGCGGAGTTCTTCAATTCTTCGAATTAGGCTGTACTGTTTGgtgattgtttgatggattaGAAGCTTAACACCtagggagtatttatactcaaCTAGGTCGGTTATTGAAGTCGAATTCGACTTCAATTTTGCTTATGAAATCTTAtcctttgaattattttttgtcTTCAGTAGCCTAGTTAGAGTGTAGGTTTTGACTTTAAAGGCTAGGGGAATTGAAGGTGAGGTAGAGACGTGCACGAGATGAAAATGGAGGGATAAGGTTGAGAAATGAGGAAGATAGGCCTTCTAGAAGGTCGTCGGCTTCCGTCGCGGGCCTCTAGAGTTTGCGAAGAAGAAGAACGAAACAGAATcgttttgtttaattaaacGCTCCATTGGCGTTCTGTTGGAGATTCGTCAGCGTTTGGGCGATCGAGCTAACGGGGTTAGCATCTCGTTAGCTGGTCCCGGGTAGACTTGGGCTCGCGCTTCTTTGGTTACAACCAGATAAATGACGCGTTCCTGTGCGCTAGATAAAATTCAACGCTGATCCGATGGCTGAAATCCTTATTGtaacaattaaacataatttcggaCACACATAATTATCggcttatattttttataaaaggatTATTCAAAATCGAATTTTTAAccctttcttgcatttttttccaccaaattaatacacaaaaatatttttaacagcataataaaaattatgtttatttattttatttttagatactttggggtatttatttaattattttaagtcataaattatacataatttatgtttaaatcataattaaacaaTTTCAATCCTTTTTTGGTTTACtttggtaaaataaatataatatttcaacctcaaattatttttgaataattatttaattattcttgaataattatttaattattctaattagagtttaattatcacaataattaaccttaATTTAGTCTAAtctattttagattattttgaaattcaaaatattatagtaatattatttataaattagagtgtgtcaaattttcatatttactgttataaatttaattttcatttaaaacgtcttaaattaatattagatcGTATTAACTTcgtaaataagtaaataaataagttattacataaattaatataaaaaaatttgttattagACTTTTTAGTATAcactataaaaatataattgattatgAGTCTTACATGttatcacaattaaataaaCTAGCCTTTAAAAAATTGTGCTGAATTTTGAATCTTGATTAATTAATAGCATATTTTGAATCTTGATTAATTAATAGCATAATAATTGTTCAACCTTCTATTCTCTCATTAGTCGTccttgaattatataaaaaaataaaaattattacagTTATATACAGTTAGGAAAATTTCTGTACTATGCACAcagataatgataaaaataaaataaattaaaaaaattataataatatttattcaatgtttaaaattattaaaataaaaaatataacgctctcattcaaaattttattcacttcgataaaacaacttattttctcacatgtttcatcacctattttttccgaataatctctcatttcgtgactttacactttcactttgtcaatcaaatatttgattcatattttttaataattagcattgtgacctcacactttggtcaattaaatatttgattcatatttctttaaccactttcaaatgataccggtctattatctctcgaaaaaccacatctcaatcacattttgttaaatgttgtatttgttatgttatgttgcaagtttgaaacctacaaataacatttttaaatttatttttaaccgttttaagtttatgggtgggtcaacccacaatccgactcaagtatccatttactctcacataaatatccaaattaaccacagctctcgactcggcaatccggacactttaaaaattaagcatcattatatatatatatatagattagttagttaaaaatttgaacttttattgattaaatgtttcgcgttcatcaaatttggtgttgaatcttaaatataaagtgttgttagcctagttggttaaaagattgtacttgttttgttaggttgcaagttcgaaacctacaaataacatttttaaatttatttttaaccgttttaagtttataggcgggtcaacccacaatccgacccaaatatctatttactctcacataaatatccaaattaaccacaactttcgacccgacaatccggacactttaaaaattaagcatcattatatatatatatatagattagttatttaaaaatttgaatttttattgttaaaatgtcttgcgttcatcaaatttggtgttaaatcttaaatataaagtgttgttagcctagttggttaaagggttgtatttgttttgttaggttgcaagttcgaaacttacaaataacatttttaaatttatttttaaccgttttaagtttatgggcgggtcaaccgacaatccgacccaagtatccatttactctcacataaatatccaaattaatcacagctctcgacccgacagtccggacactttaaaaattaagcatcattatatatatatatatataaattagatagATCTT from Impatiens glandulifera chromosome 9, dImpGla2.1, whole genome shotgun sequence includes the following:
- the LOC124914218 gene encoding probable protein phosphatase 2C 46, whose protein sequence is MLSRLMNFFKACWQPSGKNQAQSGSNIAGKKDGLLWYKDSGQHLFGDFSMAVVQANNLLEDQSQIESGSLSLLDSSPYGTFVGVYDGHGGPETSRYVNEHLFQNLKRFASEQGSMSAEVIRKAFEATEEGWLVSVVAKQWPIKPQIAAVGTCCLVGVICDGTLYIANLGDSRAVLARLVKATGEALAIQLSAEHNASIESVRQELHSMHPDDSHIVVLKHNVWRVKGLIQISRSIGDVYLKKAEYNREPLYQKFRLREPIKKPILSSDPAITVQEILPDDQFLIFASDGLWEHFSNQEAVDIVQNHPHNGSARRLVKAALQEAAKKREMRYSDLKKIDQGVRRHFHDDITVVIVFLDSNLVSKASSSTTNRGQTITNLSLRGGGIIGFPPAKI